A window from Culex pipiens pallens isolate TS chromosome 3, TS_CPP_V2, whole genome shotgun sequence encodes these proteins:
- the LOC120414371 gene encoding lipase member H-like has product MTSFVKLVKCFLLFKLVQSTVGAVIDPVDHEPNWVMIPTASGNFVWVHRKIVEAKTLAKRGLMESDIRFIFYSRTNYTGFVHNLNGLTLLSESVFDSSRPTRIIIHGWLNNGDSPLNEHLRKAYLYNWDYNVISVDWSACSSDLNYIAATSCVRVVGQVVAKMLDYLHENRELSFRDVYLIGHSLGGHVAGIAGKLVQGGRIATIVALDPALPLFSIRKPENRVAEDDAEYVQVIHTNGGLLGFLEPIGTADFYPNGGRSQPGCGWNLLATRGPTCNAS; this is encoded by the coding sequence ATGACGTCCTTCGTAAAATTGGTCAAGTGTTTCTTGCTGTTCAAGTTGGTCCAAAGCACAGTTGGAGCTGTTATTGACCCGGTAGATCATGAACCCAACTGGGTCATGATCCCAACGGCTTCCGGGAACTTTGTTTGGGTTCATCGAAAAATCGTGGAAGCAAAAACCCTCGCCAAACGCGGCCTTATGGAGTCGGACATCCGGTTTATCTTCTACTCGCGGACAAACTACACCGGATTCGTCCACAACCTCAACGGTCTCACACTCCTCAGCGAGTCCGTGTTTGACAGCTCTCGACCAACGCGGATCATCATCCACGGGTGGCTCAACAACGGAGATTCTCCACTCAACGAACACCTGCGGAAAGCATACCTGTACAACTGGGACTACAACGTAATCTCCGTAGACTGGTCCGCGTGCTCGAGTGACCTGAACTACATCGCAGCGACGTCGTGTGTTCGAGTGGTCGGACAGGTCGTTGCCAAGATGCTGGACTACCTTCACGAGAACAGAGAACTTTCGTTCCGAGATGTGTACCTGATCGGGCATAGTTTGGGAGGTCACGTGGCAGGGATCGCCGGGAAGTTGGTCCAAGGAGGACGGATAGCTACGATAGTGGCGTTGGATCCGGCCTTGCCGCTGTTTTCGATTAGGAAGCCGGAGAATCGTGTCGCCGAGGACGATGCGGAGTACGTGCAGGTTATCCATACCAATGGAGGGCTTTTGGGGTTTTTGGAGCCCATTGGAACGGCGGATTTTTATCCGAACGGAGGGAGGAGCCAGCCGGGATGTGGGTGGAATTTGTTAG
- the LOC120414416 gene encoding transmembrane protease serine 9-like, producing the protein MMILRKGMLIAVVMLVTVVMQFINGDNAFIDDPPDGYFSRTSLDDCPSRFYSDDVSSALGFFIFGGLRAFRSEYPHMTALGWTDPSTGKPDYACGGSLISDRFVVTAAHCGQNENKIPPDVVRLGDTNLATSEDDAFAQDIKIKRFNPHPSYKRTQKYFDIALIELEHAARLDAAVCPICLWTKDNLYKFSGGLQVTGFGITDYASDPSPTLQKATLNYYDYDHCNTMLPRPRSLFRGLSSDHFCAKTPQKDTCHGDSGGPIQIELSDVNKAIPFLAGVTSFGTGCWDGSFGVYTKISSYVDWIASNVNVTVDPMECARQSECLSSRKFSDSRLSPQNNSPFFRVELRRGGQSFKQCSGALIDYRHVVTSASCTKWNGQEPTQIEANDQLININSIVRHPRYVAGKHYNDLAVLQLEKFYNLNKIYQIVAPACVWKNDRIPEPIVFYSGSGPDSSGSDNGKITSVPLKILTAFYLENGRCAANYSEKFKDELPGGFNNDFVCAENPVELIPGICQLEPGGPISNFRRDNVVPYVYGINTLGTECGGTGNLFVATRISSYYPWIESIVLNKTSRQTSERIDTADDEFSGNAIDVVSRSVVPYEDDLVSYVLPGLLATDHRLRPYGGQLVPGGLSPLATASVHTGFNDRLDSPVKITIYGAQLSHIPERPEDLLQTLSTIQLQSAHHVPPPRPTFIQPNSIEIVKSVELGAKQPSRQIHFHQSHPQSTYSNPTVPFRPQQWSSHHHQTSFINHRRPYVTQPRPRLLVSNPSPYLGGQPTPSSFTIEKSIELYPDGRCTLGSGQAGRCLPRSLCPGGGGGGLSYCNGDLLTVCCPTI; encoded by the exons ACTGTCCAAGCCGCTTCTACAGCGACGATGTCTCGAGTGCGTTGGGATTCTTCATCTTCGGCGGACTGCGAGCCTTCCGAAGTGAATATCCTCACATG ACTGCTTTAGGTTGGACAGACCCGAGTACCGGCAAGCCGGACTACGCTTGCGGTGGATCCTTAATTTCCGACAGATTCGTGGTCACGGCAGCCCATTGTGGACAAAACGAGAACAA AATTCCTCCGGACGTAGTCCGGCTTGGCGATACCAACCTCGCTACCTCTGAAGACGATGCCTTTGCTCAGGACATCAAGATCAAGCGGTTCAACCCTCATCCGAGTTACAAACGGACCCAAAAGTACTTTGACATTGCGTTGATCGAACTCGAACATGCCGCAAGGTTGGATGCCGCTGTTTGTCCGATCTGTTTGTGGACCAAAGACAATCTGTACAAGTTTTCCGGTGGACTCCAGGTTACCGGATTCGGGATAACTGACTATG CTTCCGATCCGAGTCCTACGCTGCAGAAAGCTACGCTGAACTACTATGACTACGACCACTGCAACACGATGCTACCGCGGCCGCGATCGCTGTTCCGAGGACTGTCGTCGGATCATTTCTGCGCCAAGACGCCCCAGAAGGACACCTGCCACGGGGACTCCGGCGGACCGATCCAGATCGAGCTGTCAGACGTGAACAAAGCGATTCCGTTTCTGGCCGGGGTGACCTCCTTCGGCACAGGATGTTGGGACGGATCGTTCGGGGTGTACACGAAGATTTCCAGCTACGTGGACTGGATCGCGTCGAACGTGAACGTCACCGTTGATCCGATGG AATGTGCCCGCCAGTCGGAGTGTCTGTCCTCTCGCAAGTTCTCCGACAGTCGGTTATCCCCTCAGAACAACTCTCCCTTCTTCCGGGTTGAACTACGCCGCGGAGGACAGAGCTTCAAGCAGTGCAGTGGAGCGTTGATCGACTATCGGCACGTGGTAACGTCCGCCAGTTGTACCAAGTGGAACGGGCAGGAACCAACGCAGATCGAGGCGAACGATCAGTTGATCAACATAAACTCAATTGTGCGACATCCGAGGTATGTCGCTGGGAAGCACTACAACGACCTGGCTGTGTTGCAGTTGGAAAAGTTCTACAATCTGAACAAGATCTACCAAATTGTGGCGCCGGCTTGCGTGTGGAAGAATGACAGGATTCCGGAGCCGATTGTATTCTACTCTGGATCTGGACCAGATTCCAGCGGGTCGGACAATGGGAAAATCACCAGTGTTCCGTTGAAGATTTTGACGGCGTTCTACTTGGAGAATGGACGGTGCGCGGCGAATTACAGTGAAAAGTTTAAAGACGAACTGCCTGGGGGATTCAATAATGATTTTGTTTGTGCCGAGAACCCGGTGGAGTTGATTCCAGGGATTTGCCAG CTCGAACCCGGCGGTCCAATCTCCAACTTCCGCCGGGATAACGTCGTCCCGTACGTGTACGGCATCAACACGCTCGGCACGGAGTGCGGCGGCACCGGCAACCTTTTCGTAGCTACCAGAATCTCTTCGTACTACCCGTGGATCGAGTCGATAGTGCTGAACAAAACGTCGCGGCAAACCTCGGAGCGAATCGACACCGCAGACGACGAGTTCAGTGGAAACGCCATCGACGTCGTAAGTCGCAGCGTAGTCCCGTACGAAGACGACCTCG TGTCCTATGTGTTGCCTGGGCTACTTGCTACCGACCATCGACTGCGGCCGTACGGCGGACAGCTGGTGCCGGGAGGGTTGAGTCCGCTCGCGACGGCGTCAG TCCACACCGGCTTCAACGACCGCCTCGACAGTCCCGTTAAAATCACCATCTACGGCGCGCAGCTAAGTCACATCCCAGAACGTCCAGAGGACCTGCTGCAAACGCTCAGCACGATCCAACTTCAAAGTGCCCACCACGTGCCACCACCTCGTCCAACGTTCATCCAACCGAATagcatagaaattgtcaaatccGTAGAACTAGGTGCCAAACAACCAAGTCGGCAGATACATTTCCACCAATCTCACCCACAGTCAACCTACTCCAATCCCACGGTTCCGTTCCGACCGCAGCAGTGGTCCAGCCACCACCACCAAACGTCATTCATCAATCACCGAAGGCCTTACGTAACGCAGCCCAGGCCCCGGCTGCTGGTCAGCAATCCTTCCCCGTACCTTGGGGGTCAACCCACCCCGTCGTCGTTCACCATTGAAAAGTCGATTGAACTCTACCCGGACGGTCGTTGCACCCTCGGGTCGGGCCAGGCCGGAAGATGTTTGCCCCGGAGTTTGTGCCCtggtggtggcggtggtggGCTGTCCTACTGCAACGGAGACCTCCTGACGGTTTGCTGTCCGACGATTTAG